ATTCAAGCACCATCAGTGCGGCCGCAGCATTGTCACATTGATGTGAGCCCTGCATGCGTATGCGAACGTCCAGATCACGAAACGGGCCGGTAAAATGAAAAGATTGTCCGTTCTCATTACTCTCCAGTCGATGATAAGAGAATTGATCTCCAGCCAAATACAGGCTTGATTGAAGCTGCTGTGCTTTCTCCTGAATCACTTTCACAGCTTCGGGTTGCGTCGCGCAGGTCACAACGGGTACTCCCGGCTTGATAATGCCTGCCTTTTCTCCAGCAATCTGCTCAATCGTATCTCCAAGCACATCCGTGTGATCCATACCAATGTTGGTGATGACGGACACAACAGGCGAAACAATATTCGTTACGTCCATCCTTCCCCCCAGCCCCGTCTCCCATACCACAACATCAGGGTAGCACTCTTCTGCATAATACAGAAGCGCGAGAGCCGTGGACACCTCAAACATCGTTGGGGAACCAAGCGGAGAAGATGCCATTTCCATAACCAGCGGGCGCAGACGGTTAGAGATCTTCAACAGAATCTCTTCCGGAATATCCTCGCCGTTGTATTGAAAACGGTTCGTAAACTTGGTGATATAAGGCGACGTAAAGGTACCCACATCATATCCAGCCTGAAGAAGCACTGACGTCAAAAAAGCGCAAGTCGAACCTTTGCCGTTCGTTCCCGCGACGTGAATAAATTTGAGACGCTGGTGAGGATTGCCTAACATAGACATCAGACTCTCGATTCGTTCCAATCCAGGTCGTATGCCAAAAGGAATAAGGCCATTGATCCAGTCCACGGCCTCGTTATACGTAAGTAAAGGAGCTGCTGCATCTGTCCCGTCTAATTCCGTCATCTGATTCACCTTCGGTTCCGAGTTTGAGTGAAAAAAGCGGCCGGATGGCATAATGGCTCTCCATCCGACCCAAATATATTAACCTTTCAGTTCCTTGATTCGTGCAATCACTTTATCCCGTTTATCGGAATAGTCTGCTTGCTTGGCGCGCTCTTCTTCAATAACCTTGGCAGGCGCTTTGGCAACAAAGCCTTCATTCGACAGCTTTTTCTCCACACGGAGTACTTCGCCCTCAAGGTTCTGTAACTCTTTCTCCAGGCGAGCCACTTCCTGTTCGATATCAATAAGACCAGCAAGCGGCAAGTATAGCTCTGCCCCTGTAATGATTGCAGTCATTGCCTTATCCGGGGAGCTTAGATCCAGCCCACTATCGAACTCGGACGTGTTACAGAAACGTTTGATGTAATGACTGTTACGTTCGATGATGCTGGACGCTTCAGGGCTATTTGCTTTTACCATCAATTCGATCTTTTTGCTCATAGGCACGTTCACTTCTGCACGAATGTTCCGAACTGCACGAATGGTATCCATGAGCAGGTTCATCTCGGCTACAGCCTCTGGGTTCTCAAAAGCAGGATCATATACCGGCCATGCTGCCAGCGTAATTGTCTCACCTTCATGCGGCAGATGCTGCCAGATCTCTTCGGAGATGTATGGCATAAACGGATGAATCAGGCGCA
The window above is part of the Paenibacillus sp. 1781tsa1 genome. Proteins encoded here:
- a CDS encoding folylpolyglutamate synthase/dihydrofolate synthase family protein, which codes for MTELDGTDAAAPLLTYNEAVDWINGLIPFGIRPGLERIESLMSMLGNPHQRLKFIHVAGTNGKGSTCAFLTSVLLQAGYDVGTFTSPYITKFTNRFQYNGEDIPEEILLKISNRLRPLVMEMASSPLGSPTMFEVSTALALLYYAEECYPDVVVWETGLGGRMDVTNIVSPVVSVITNIGMDHTDVLGDTIEQIAGEKAGIIKPGVPVVTCATQPEAVKVIQEKAQQLQSSLYLAGDQFSYHRLESNENGQSFHFTGPFRDLDVRIRMQGSHQCDNAAAALMVLELLRQYMAFMLDDNDIALGLENAFWAGRFEKVVDQPRIVLDGAHNPEGAESLAKSITEVYPHNKLILMMGMLANKHHEAYLQHILPLVDTLILTEPDFRRKMDAAELLQIVERVRPAIAKKELEIIVEPEWAKALDLLKSRTEAEDLGVVSGTLYLIADVRAALLHQTDSEKGW